The genomic stretch AGCAGCGATCATTTCCCGAGGCTGCGGTGGTTGGTTTTGGATGACTGCCAGCATTTGCAAGAGATTCCGGCGGCGGTGGGAGAAATAGACACGCTGGAGGTGGTTGAGATCAAAGGGTACTGCCAGGAGACATTGATGAAGTCTGCGGAAGAGATAGAGAAAGAGCAAAGAGAAGCTGGAAACGATGGGCTTAAGTTCCATCTCCACAAGATTATTGGCTTGACATCTGAAACAGCTTCCAGCTTCTTCTTGTCTCTGCTTAGTTAACTACAGTAGTTGCTTACCCATTGTCTATGCTCAGATGCAGATATTGAATTTTACTCTGTTATTCTTCTTTACCTAATGTTGGTCTTTCAAGTTTTCAACTATTGTTTAGCTTTTGTCATAATAATGGTATTTGGCCGGATCCTCTATTTCGAACTCTCTTTCCTATCGTTCATGTCATgccattaattattttatttttgaattttgagcaCTACACATTGCGTGCTATTCCAGACTACCTATAACTATTGAAAATTTGAACACTAGTTTCTTGAGCACTATACTAGTCACCTACATTTCCTATCTCCTATTTCTTAGTATTTGCCAGTAAATTCATAACTTTAGCTAAATTATGATTTTGCATACTTGGTATAAATTACCAAACTATTGATTTGATCTGATTTTGCTACCAATAAAGATTCAAGGGTTGACAAGGCTTGATGACTAAATACAATATATTGCCCCCCATTCTGCTTAATTACTACTAACTTAATCATGGGGAGAATAGTAGCGtttactactactttattttatgATTCTGTACACAGAGATAACTGGATAGAGCAAAGAGCCTtatgggttttttctttttttgttctagaacaCAATTGTCATTCCTCTAGTGTActggatttttttttgttccggctttgggagagatgcatgaccctcatgcgtctcctttttaatgaaacgcatgatgattatgcgtctttgtgagagatgcatgagggacatgcgtctctcATTTTTTTCGAATTGTGAGATTGCAGTGGCAAAACACCCGACCGAGTGATTTGcacaaagacgcataatcgtcatgcgttTTATTAAAAggtgacgcatgagggtcatgcgtctctcccaaagccggaacaaaaaaaagtccagtaccCTCGAGGAATGACAATCGTggtctagaacaaaaaaagaaaaaacccagAGCCTTATTTATTAAGTTTGACAGAAATACAGTAACTCATTGAGCCGTGCCTCATATGTCATACAAAACCGTCTGCAAAGTACATCACTGGCTCATTAGAGCTCTATTTAGGGCGTCAAATACAGTCTGCAAAGTTACCTCCTCCACTATCACTATCTTATCCCTCGACTTCGAGCCAGAACCTAATGAAACTTGCCTTTTTTTCACCCCAATAACCTGCTTACAAGATGGTGGAATTATAAGTAATGTCCAAAAAAACACGGCTTTATGTCCAAAAGAAAAGTAAACACTAAGCTTCAAGAAAGAAGTGGCATcatctttatttgtatatcaaAACAGCAATTCAGAATTTCAGCTCATATACATTTGGGGCTTTGACTAGTGTTGTTTATATCAACATTTCCccaaaaaaaagcaaaaatctGAAGTGAtctggagaagaaaagaaagacaAAGAAAATGGAAAGGAAAGATGAACCTGAAGATTTCAAGGTTCACATTGAATTACAGAAAGTAACAAAGCACTAGGTAGATTGACGTGATAGATAAACTTAATCTATACGTGAACATCCTTTGAGTAACAAAATCTGGTATCATACTACTCACTCCTGCTGAATCATCAAAAAGCAGCAATCTTATAGTATGGTCATCAATCATAGACGAAGTTTACAATACTAATAACATGCACCATGCAATAACACTAGCTAACCACTCTTTGTTTCTCAATTGATCCCTATGATCGAAGTTATATAGTCCTTTAATCCGCACAAGCAATAGAGAACTAGCTATGCACACTTTGTTTCTCAATTGATCCCTATGATCAAAGGTATATACTCCTCTCATCCATACCAAGTTGGAGAACACAGGAAAGCTAGTTCTCTAGCTGCTTTGCCCGCTCTTATTATGGCGGCTATGTTACTTTTTCGCGGCAGAAATGAACGAGAAGCTATATGAAAGTGCTATTTTCAAATAGACTGATAGATAGCAACCTCCTATCCTATATACCAAGCTCTAAGTTCAATAAAATGCGACATATTTAGTTCAGTCAGAAAACCTAACTAAATCAAATCGCGAActggaaaaaaattaatttgattaatgaATATACTAGAAATTCTAAAACGGGAAAAGAGAATTACAGAGCTAATGTAATCGAGAAGAGCCGCATTAGCTTCGCCGTCTTTAGCGGGAGCATCAATCTGGACTCCTACCGCATCGTCGTTCATATCTAAGGTTTTCatcaaatcaaaattcaaaacgcAGTAACGAATCAGAAGCTCAGAAGTGATCATGAtggattaattaattgaattgaACTCCCCCCtccaaaaaacaaataaaaaatgagaataAAAAGTGAGTAAAACACAAGGAGAGAATTATGGTTCGTACCTGTGATGGTGGCAAGTCTAGACCCGGGCTTCGCATGGACAGAGATAGCAACGGAAGAGGGCGGTATAGACCGTAGACACGCCGGATATTCGGCAGCGGGCTGAGGCGGGCCGGCGGTGACGCCGCCCTTCGCTTTAGATTTCTTATTGGGAgccattagagcatctccaatgctgacggacgtcaaatagccgtcaaatagccttcacactgccacatcatcagcactacaattctcctgccacatcagcttgccacatcaactggacatcaaatagccatcaaatagccttcacactacctatccacatcactaataacaattatataatttaatttacaattgtatcaacatacataatttaatttacgagacaaatacggaaaattcgaataataatattaaaatttaaaaagtacattactttttaaaaaaagtacaacaatttaaaaaaattacaaaaagtaaaaagtacattaatttaaaaaagtaaaacaaaatcactcatcgccgccgtcctcgtctccgtcgtcgcccaacgcttcttcactgccgtcgccgccgcctccgtcgccacctacgccgcggctattcccgccggtgtccctcctcatcgcctccagttcttcacgctggctctggagcaatacgcgaagaaaatccttcacctcggggtccaccgccgcttggaagtcggctaaggtcttcaccatttgagcgcgcgtttgttggcgcgcgaagaatttgagctcctcggtagacctgccgaggggggatgccgaatggacatcctgggaactcggtgtgccccccctcgcaacctgctgcgcccgcctttgcccaaccgggcgaggtcggcgaccgaacgaccgaggagtcgggacctcctgggccgtctcggggaggtctgacgaaccaccgctgctgccgctataatctccggtatagttcagtctctgcctcttcggccagccagcgtcgacgcctgcccggaatttctccgactcgttgagcacaacgtagcagttccagtaggtgaactcatagtacttcttatccggatcggggtaggctctttccgcaatcctcctgcagtcttcctctgtttggccactggtctgcatgcggagggcgttggcgtacaaacccgaaaatcgagagacgccagccctgattcggtcccagcacttccggacctcctccccggtgcacggtctcccttcagggcaaaatgccctgtaggctgcagctatcttcgcccacaagttgacgatcctctggttgtttgaaacgagaggatcgtcgcaaacactcacccacgccttggcaaccgcaacgttctccgcgtccgtccacttcctccggccccggatttcggcgcggggctgcgacgactcgccgaccttcttcgccttgcccttcttcttaccccgccctactccctggctttgaatgagagtttcagaaacgtcgttaatatcaaaacccaagtccgctaaggagaaggtctccgaatactgtgcatccgttggggtcgatgtgtgcgaagaaccggtggaaaaatcaaaagtcggccgataggcgttgtcccccccgtgcgtcgcctgcgactgtggaatcatatgttgcgccggtggcatcatctgctgcgccggtggctgcatgccgggtgcccaccccggcatcatctgcatagggggctgcatgccgggtgcccaccccggaatcatctgctgccacgggtacacgttgtagtacccgctcattggaggccaaccacctcccccaggagccggggaagtatgggaccctgccccgggagtcgggggcgtctgagaccctacaccgggagccgggggagtctgagaccatcccccgggattaactggagtaccttcgtagttgttctccattgctcgttattgatcttgtacagaaagtaaggtagagagagagtactcgttaaaacaagtggtgcgaatgaaaatgaggttcaacgcgcgtatatattgtgttttgcgaaaaaaaaaaaaaatatttaaatccgacgccggtttggcgccgatccgggagccacaatggcgcccgtgaggatcggcgtgggaaccggcgtcagcgcgggaatcggcatggcgacgccgattttgacgccgatttcgcccacgccggttccaatggttcggcgtcaaaccggcgtgggcgaaaaatcggcgctccggtggtgacgccgaccattggagatgctcttagatatTCGGTTCGGCCTAATTGAATTGTGTGtagttaatttaaaaattatagtgataatataatatacGGAGTAGTATTCAAATATTGTCAAAATAAGTAAATTAGAATTAGTCGACTATGGTTTAGCTACTGTTTGTACTTTGTAGTAAAAGTGTAAAACCTTCAACAGCTTAGGCATTAACAACCGCGGAGCTAAACAACCAAACAAATAATTGCACTGATGAATCCCCAAATCACAGCCCTCCCTACTCTGCACCATCCTTCTCTCACAATCCCTCTCGCCCACTCCCACACCGTCTGCATCATCGGCCTCCGTCGCCCATTTCCTCCGCCGCCACTACTCCCCGCCCGACGCCATCTCCCAGATCACACTCTTCGAGCGCCATGGCGTCGTCGGGGGCCGGCTGGCAACCGTCACCATCGCCGGCGAGACTTGGATCCATCATCCACCCTAAAAACTACTACGCCTGGAATTACACCCTGCTTCTCGGCCTACCACCCGAGGTGCCTAGCCACTCCGACGATTCCCTCTCCCTCGGCATATGGAACGGCCATGAGTTCGTCTACAAGACGCTCAATTGCAACTCCAAGCTGCCAATTGTCCAACGCCTTGTCTCGATTGCTAATTCGATCATCATGGCGTTGAGGTACGGCGTCGTTTCGCTCTTCCGGATGAATAGCTTCATCGAGGTACCTAGTTCATATTGCGTGCTTCTGTTCATCTTTTTTGGAGTTTTATCTACGTATATATTGTTGGATGATAGGATTAAAGTTCATATTAACCTGAATTAGCAATATTTAAATGGACCAGAGGAATCATACTGTTTGTAGCTGCATCTATTCATCCTTTGAAATATGGACAGTGCTCCGGTGAAATTAGGATTATATGGGCCTTTATAACATAATTTATGTTCTGGAACATGGAACTATGCAAATTCTTAGGGGCATTTATTATTCATGATTAAAAAATTCTATCCTAGTTTTTGGATTTTCTCCAATCCCAACCTTCCCATGAAAGACAAATTAGCTAAAATGATAGAAAGGGCAGATATCACAAAATTCCAGACTATATTAGTAAACAATGGACTATTTTATCTATCCAGGTTAATCCTCAAAAGTAGATGCCCCCTAATACGATAATATCTCATCTGCATGATGATGTTCCATCATGTTGTTTGCTATTGTGCCTCCAGAATATGCTGCTGTTGTGCTGCTCTAtcgttattttatgttttagttTGATATAAAGATGTATGGTATTATGGCTTGTAGGTCAGTCAATAAATTTTTGAGGTATTATGATGGTTTAGAATCTCGATCAGTGTTTGAGAGCGTCGAAGCGATGCTGAAATGGGCTGGACTATTCAATCTGACAACAATCACTTTAGGAGAGAAATTGGAGGAAGTTGGATTATCTCCTATACTTGTTGAAGAGCTTGTGACTGTAAGTACAGTACTAATTTCCAGCTTCTTCTTTTTGCTGAAAATAGTTTTCTTTCTGTCAGTTGTAGACAAATGATGAACAACTAATTCGCTCATTCGGACTTTGAAATGCTTGTGATCCGCTCCTGCCCTTGTGTATATAggcttttgttttattattaatactccctccgtcccactataagtgatgAACTTCTTTTGGACATAGGAGTTAAAGTAGATAGAGTAAAGTACTCTATGAGAGAGGAAAAggtaagaaagataaagagagaataaaataagaaatagtGAATACAGTAAGAGAGTGAATAATGTAAGAGAGGgttgaagttttgtttttagttaaaaaagaaaattgatcaTTTGTGGCATTGTTGTGAAAATCGCGTTCGGGGCGCGCTTGGGGTGTGGGTTGGTCAGGGCGAGGCTGTAGTCGCCCCAGCCACCCTGGGCCGAATGATATTTATGGGGCGGGCTGGGGCGAGACCGGGGCGGTTGGGGTGACTGAAGTGCACGCGGGGCGACGGTGGGGCGTTGGCTGTTTCATGCTCAGAATTCCGGCGTGTTTAATAAAGAGGGAAGAAGGGATGAGGAAGATGAAGGGGTTACTCATATTTTAACGTTATAATTTAAGCACAGTTTTTAGGTGTCTTGAAGAAAACAATTAGTGGCAGCGTTGCAGCTTTTTAGgtctattaaataaataaaataagtcatCTCTCTGTTTCTCTCTCTTAAAGAAAGCATTTAGTAAAGACATCTCTCTTCTTATAGGTGCCTACTGATAATATTATATAGTGTACTACTGTTTATTTATAGGTATAatataagtatttatttatactattatGCTTCTAGGAAATTTCGTACAggtatttctctcttacttaagGCCTGAAGGCACATACTGTTATACTTATACACTTATGCTTCTAAGAAATTTATACAAAAACTCAGTTGAATGCACTACAAATTAGTATAAGAAACAGCAAACACCTATATatctatataaaatatatattaaaaataatgcaTAGGTACTAATTCTATTTTTAAGTATCGGCCGCCCGATACGTGGGTCTCTCGGCCGCGCCCCAGATTTTATAGAATCACCCCGGAGTACCCTACGCCCCTAACACTGTTTGtgatggaacggagggagtatgtctCTAGTGTGCTAACTTATAATTTGGTTGCTCTACCTCAGCTTTTAGTTTATGTTATCTAGCACATCTGATATAATCATATGCTGCCACACTGCCATAAAATGATCACATATCTTCATAGAATGTCACCACATACCATAAAACCTGCAATGCTTCATGCAgctaagagagagagagagatccaAAAGTATTTTATGGTATGTTTTCAACTAAATGCAAaaccctctcttttttttttgcaggtGATCACCAGAATAAATTATGGGCAAAGTGTGAACATCAGTGGGCTTGCTGGTGGAGTTTCATTGGCTGGATCTGGTGGTGGTTTATGGGCCGTTGAAGGAGGGCTGGCAGATGGCTGCTGGATTAATCAACCGTTCGGGTGTTGAGTTGcaccttaatgaagaaatagaatCTGTCTATTACCTTGGAGATGCTTATCAGCTGAACTCTACAAAAGGAAAGAGTTACAACTGTCAAGTCACAGTGGTGGCCACGCCTTTGGATGAAGTGAATATTCTTTTTAATCCAGCAATATCAATACCTCCAAGAAAATTACAGCACACTCATTCAACTTTTGTTAGGGGCCTCTTAAATCTTGTGAGTATATCTTATATGCCATCTTCAAGTCCTAAATTTGTGTTAAAGACGTAAACCATATTTCTAGATTGATGATTTGCTCTGATCAGGCATATTTCGGGCTAGACCTGGTATCCGATATCCCAGAACTGATTGGTACCATTGAGTCTGGTGACGTGATTTACCATTTACATGCATAAGCGTTCTTAAGCAATGGCAGATGCCTTACTGGATAAGATGTTCAGGTAACTTCTAATTGCTCATAAATCAAAAGGCATCCGATTTAATTTGTTACTATGCAATACCAGAAGCGTGCTGTCTTCTTTAAGATCCACGCCAGCTCTGCCAAGGGCTTTCAAAGGTGTCtgatttaaataattgaattgCCTTTCTTTTTTAGGTAATTAGTTGACTCTTGTCATGATATACAATTTAATTGATTGGCTATATTTCAACAGtctgtttaattaatttattaaccCTTATCCTTGAAGTTCTTCTAAAAGCTTTataaattctaattttaattcttCTAATAATACATTTGTATTAAACATAgtagaatatttttatttgataatttgatGTAGCTTTAAGTGTCTGTCTTGTCATAAAAACATGTAATTTGTTGCCATATAGTATAACTTTATTAATCACGCAGAAGTCATTAATAAAATTCTTTTTGAATCAACATAATTAACTTATGGGAACTATTTAAGTATAGAAAATAGATTTACTGATTTGTTCTACTGTATCGTACGAATCAATATGCCAAACTTCTGAAAGCAAGGTCATAGCTGTGAAGTAGAGGGTAGATTCCAATTATCTGATCCCTAACATTTGAAAACAGCATTAGGTTGTGATCACTTAGATGATGAATCTGATTAACTTGATTGTTGAAATAGAACAAGGTATAGATCCTGAATGAAATGATAATACAAACATTTTTCTAATCTTCAGATGGTAGAATCTTAAACTTACTATCACTTAGTTGGGCCTTCAccttttctctttcatttttttatgcTCGAATGTTGTAGAGATATAATAATGGGTTCGTTGTGGTAGGATCATTCGTGAAAACGGTTGCAGGAGCCATTTAATGATTTCTCTTGTGAACTAAGTCCCAAAGTTACTTCACCCCACTAAGTTTGATCACATTGTTTACTATATCAGCACCTGTGTATGTCAAATAGAACAGAGAATGTCAATTGACGAATATCTTGGAGCATGTAACAATGGCATAAAATCGTCATGAACTAACTTAGGTTTCTCCATCATTAAACATCACACTTACGTTGCGTGTGTTTTTCTTATTTCCTAAATGTTGGTGTTGCGCTTTGAATTACAGTGTGAGAGTGGAGACGGTCAGAATCGACTGGGCTGCTTATCCTCATTTCCATACTCCAGAGACCTACGCTCCCTTCATTTTAGATGGTAAACATCTATACTATGTCAACGCGTTTGAGAATGCAGCTAGCACCATGGAAACAAGCGCCGTTGCAGCTGAGAACATAGCACGCCTCATCTTTTCAAGAATAGTTGAGGAATCCGAAAGCACTTCACCAAGCTTGAAGATCTTTAGCAGTGATTCTTCGGTATCGGGACTGCGTTCGGAACTGTAAGAAGGTGCATCTTGCTGCTGCTCGTTGAGTGTGATACTATATGTCTATATCCGTTTTGCAGATAGAATGTTCTATTATCTGGAGTTACTTTGGCGTGGGTATGAATCTGGACGACTTCATGAAGACGTATATCTAAATATTCCAGATTCCATAggtgtatatatatgtgaacTCCTTTGTCCATTATCATCCTACTGCCTTATTGCATGGCTTCGTTGTTAGAATTTGGTAGATTCGACGCTACCCAGTTGGATAATGACGCTACCCAGTTGGATAATGTTGtctatatttgtatttttaaatgaGATACAATGTCTTTATCAGGCCAAATTCTAGAGGTTGGTCTATTTTCTGTTGGgttcaattaattttttgacCTCAATGTTTTCAACATTGGTCGTAATCCTACATATTTAGTGTCGATCAAATCCTAAGGGTTTATTTGTTTGGTAGGAAGGATTCTACTCTCTCAAAGCAATCTAGTAgtaccaaaattttaaattcacgtgcttgttatatttttttgaaaatttttgggATTCTAGTATTTAATACCCTTATTTCCCTATGTAGTTGCATCGTATTCTTCTTTGAATTGTCCTACTGAgccttttttttttgcaaaaaataatttattactgctctcttactttattattctatattttctcttcatctctataTTTTTTATCCTTTCAacctttcctactttattcttatttcatttaactcacttttaacTTACTTTCTTAAATTCCATGCCGAAACGAAACGTCTTCTACTATAATGGGATgatgttattttaattatttattaaaatacatatagtactagtagtatatttattaatattattttcagCAAACTACTAGGAGTTTTACTTTTCAGCAAATctaataaagaaagaaattagAATGCAGAATAGTG from Salvia splendens isolate huo1 chromosome 15, SspV2, whole genome shotgun sequence encodes the following:
- the LOC121768783 gene encoding UPF0235 protein C15orf40 homolog; this translates as MAPNKKSKAKGGVTAGPPQPAAEYPACLRSIPPSSVAISVHAKPGSRLATITDMNDDAVGVQIDAPAKDGEANAALLDYISSVIGVKKRQVSLGSGSKSRDKIVIVEEVTLQTVFDALNRALMSQ